TTTGTTGTCCGCGAGGCTGTGGATCTCGTCGACGACGACGTACTCGACGCTCCGGAGCTTCTCCCTGAACTTCGGCGCGTTGAGCAAGATTGCGAGCGTCTCGGGGGTGGTGTTGAGGATGTGGGGCGTCTCCTCGAGCATCCGCTGGCGCGTTCGATCGTCGGTGTCGCCGTGCCGGATTGCGTGTCTGATCTCCGCGTCGATCCCACGTTCCTCCAGCCGTTCCGTGATCCCCGACAGCGGAACCGTCAGGTTGCGGTGGACATCGTTTGCCAGCGACTTCAGCGGGGAGACGTACAGACAGTAGACGGCGTTTTCGAGCCCGTCAGTCCGATCCCGCCGATACAGTTCGTCGATGATCGCGGTGAAGGAAGCCAGCGTCTTTCCGCTCCCGGTCGGGGCGGCGACGAGGGCGTTTTCGCCCTCGTCGATCAGCGGGATCGCCTCGCGCTGCGGGGGCGTGAAAAACCCCCGGTTCTGTGGGACGAACCCGCCGAACTGATCGACCCACCACTCCCCGACGACGGGTGACAGACGCTCGAGAACGTCGGCGTCCCGGATCTCCACCGTTTCGGGATCGAACGGGAACTCGTCGATCCCGGAAGCCTCCGCGAGCAGTTCCCTGCCGCGCATTCAGTTGGAGGTGGGGGCCCGGACGTATAGATTGTGGGGAGAACGAAGCCGGAGGTTGAACTGGCACGGTCTCCCCCACATTCTACTGACTCTCGCTCCACGGGGCGGCATCGGGGTCGACGAACCGCGTTCGCTCCCCGAGTTCGTCGATTCTGGCGACGTCGGTAGCCCGCAGATCCAGCTCCGTGGCGCCGAGGTTTTCCCGAAGGTGATCGCCCCGACCCTTGGGAATCGGCGTGACGCCCCGGGCGATCGCCCACGACAGCGCGACCTGGGCCGGCGTCGCGTCGTACTCCCCGGCAATCTCCGTGAGGATCGGTTCCTCGAGCAGTTCCCCTTGCCCCAGCGGGGAGTAGCCGACCAGTTCGTAGCCGTGCTCGTGAGCGTGCGCCCGAAGTTCCTGCTGTGGCAACAGTGGATGGCACTCGACCTGGTTGGCGGCGATAGGCGCGTCCAGCAATTGTCTGGCCTCCTCGAGGAGCGAGGGGGTGAAATTCGAAACGCCGACGTGATCGACGAGCCCCTCTTCGAGGAGTTCGTCGAAGGCCCGAAGCGTCTCCGGCGGGTCGTACGCGGAGATCGGCCAGTGGACGTACAGGAGATCGACCGTATCGACGCCGAGCTGATCGAGACTTTCCGCTGCAGTCTCCAGAACGTCCTCGTACGCGAGGTTGTCCGGATGTATCTTTGTCGCGATCGTGACCGCCTCCCGGTCGACATCACTTCGGCGAATACCCTCTCCGACGGCAGCCTCGTTGTCGTACATCTGGGCCGTGTCGACGTGACGATACCCGAGATCCAGGGCCGTCTCTACCGTCGCGGCACACTCCTCGAAGTCGTCGTTTCCGGACGTTCCGAGACCGATCGGCGGCAAGTCGAGTCGACTCATAGACGGCGGATACACACGGGATGGTGAAAGAACCGTGGGTGGGCCGGAGTGTCGTCGTCTCGGGCGGAGTGTCGTCGTCTCGGGCGGAGTGTCGTCGACGCGGACGAACCGGTCATTCGCGGAGACGAACTGCGAGTCGGTCTCAGCGGTCTGTTCTCGCTCCTCGAGGCCGCGCTCCTCGCGGATCCCCTCGATAGTGGTGTCCAGCAGCAGTGCGACAGCCCTCCCCCGACTGCCATGCCCGTCGAGCCGATGACGGAGACGGTCGTCTAAAACGTCTCGGTGCCCAGCACCGGGCCCTACCCCTCGAATCGCTCGCGGAACAGGGCGACCTCCTCGCGCGTCGGCAACGCAGTCATCGCTCCGGGTTCGGTGGTGGTCACCGCCGCCACCGCACCCGCGAACTCGAGGGCCATCGCGGGCGAGCCGCCGTTCGAGAGGGCGGCGATCGCGCCCGCGAAGAACGCGTCACCGGCGCCGGTGGTGTCGACCGCCTCGACCGGATAGCCGTCGTGTCGTACTACTTCGTCACTCGATCCCCCCTCGTCTTCGGACCGGTGTACGTCCCCGAACCACGGCGCGTCGGGAGTCGCATACGCGACCGCGCCAGCGGAGCCCAGCGTGAGAAACACCGTGTGCGGGCCGGCCTCCGCGACGCGGCGGACCAGTTCGACGTCGTCGAGTTCCCGGTCGTATCCTGCGGCCGCGAGATCCTCACGCGACGTCTTTACCACGTCCGCGAGCCCGAACGCTCGGTCGACACTGTCGGCAAAGTCGTACTCGTCCCACAACTCCGGTCGGGCGTTGGGATCGAACGAGACCGTGGCGCCGGCGTCGCTGGCGCGTTCGAGGAGGTCGAACGTCGCCTCCCGACCGGGATCGTCGGCGAGCGTGACACCGCCGGCGTGAACCCAGTCGACCGATTCGAGACGATCGTCGCCGATCCGCCCCGACTGGAGTCGGGTGTCGGCGCTTCCGTCGCGGTGGAAGCTGAACGCCCGGTCGGCGTCGGGATCGAGGCTGACGAACGCGAGCCCGGTTTTGGCGCGGGGATCGACTTCGACGAGTTCATCGGAGATTCCGGCCGCTTCGAGCGTTCCTCGGAGGAAGTCGCCGAACGGATCGTCGCCGACGCGCGTCCAGAACGCCGGCGTGACGCCCAGTCGCGAGAGGCCGACAGCGACGTTGGCTGGGGCACCCCCCGCGCGGCGATGGAAGGTTTCGACGTCGGGAAGCGGCCCGGGGGTCTCGGGAATGAAGTCGACGAGTGTCTCCCCGGCAACCAGAACGGACGGATCCGACCGTGAACCCGAATCGATGTCGAACGTCTCGTCCCACATACCCAGGTGGTCGGCAGCAGGTACCAAAGGACTGTCGAGAGCCGGTTTGACCGGGGTAGGTCAGTACTAGTACACTCGTTCGCTCGCAAGTGCCGCCCCGTCGGCGAGTGCGTCGAGTTTCTGCCAGGCGATTTCGGGGTCGACCGCGCCGAACCCCGCGAACGTACCCAGGCCACAGTCGGCGCCGGCGAGGATCCGGTCGGGATCGCCGACGGCGTCGACGAACCGCTCGAGGCGGTCGGCGATCACCGCCGGTGGTTCGATGTAGTTGACCGTGACGTCGATCACCCCGGGAACCAACTGCCAGTCGTCGGGCACGCCGTGTTCCTCGAAGACCGTGTAGTCGTGCTGGTGGCACGGGTTCGCCTGTTCGATCAAAAGCCCCCCAACATCCGCCTCGTAGATTTCTGGGAGGACCTTCTCCAGCGGTACGTCGTGGTGGTGTGGCCCCTCGTAGTTCCCCCAGCAGGTGTGAATCCGGACCTGTTCTGCCGGCACGTTTGCGAGGGCTTCGTTGAGTGCCTCGATGTGAGTTGCCGCGATGTCGACGAACTCGGATTCGGAGCGATCCTTGAATTTGAGGTGACGACCGCCGAGCAGGTCCGGGGCGTCGATCTGGAGAATGGCCCCGGAATCGGCGATCAGTTCGTACTCGGTGGCGATCGCGTCTGCGACCGCAAAGAGATACTCCTCGTGGCTGTCGTAGTGGGTGTTGCCCACGTAGGAGGCGACAGTACCTGGGGCGGCCGCGGTCACGAACGTGTCCTCGAATTCGGCGCCGGCCGCCTCGATTGCCGCCTCGAACCGATCGAGTTCCGCTTTCGTCTCGGCTTCGCCGTCGTACTCGATCGGCCCGGAGGCGGCCGGGATCGTCGCGTCCGGTTGCGACCACTCGCTGAACGTCGGTACCTGGCGGGCGTAGTTCGGATACTCCTCGAGGTCGGCCCACTGGATCGCCGGAACCTCGCCCTCGAAGCCGGTGAGCCGGTTCACGACGTACGTGACGAACGAGGGCCGTCCCTGTTCGCCGTGAGTCGCGACGTCGATGCCGACCTCGTCCTGGCGGCGGACCGCCGCCTCGGTTGCGTCTTTGACTGCCGCCTCGAAGGCGTCCTCGTCGATTTCCTCGCCGGCCTGTATGCGTTCGAAGTACGGAAGCAACTCCTCCGGGCGCGGGAGGCTCCCGACATGAGTCGTCAGTATGCGTTCGGTACTCTGTGACATAGCACCTCCGTCGTTGGAGCGAATACCACTTATTGGTTACTATTAGTTATATATTTCCTATATAATATTATTATAAATCATATACCGGGCCGGATCGACCGCGTACCGTCGAATAGTTCCAAAAGTTCCACAGAGCCTTACGTCTGGAATGCGTCGTCGACTCCATGGCAGAAACAGAAACCTACACCGTAACCGGACCGGACGGAAACGAGGACACAGTCGAGTTGCCGGCAGGGCTCGTCGACACGATGACCGAGCAGGGCGAAAACCCCACGCAGGTGATCACAGACATCGTGCTGCAGGCTATGGCCCAGCAGGCGCACGCGATGGTCCACCATTCGGAAGGCGAACCGCCGGCCGACATCGTCGACATGAACGACACCATCGAGGAACTGTTCGAAGAGCGGTTCGGAATGCCGCTTTCGGAAGCGCTCGGTCACCAGCACTGAGGGCAGTTTCGAGTAGCACCATCGAATTCGACAGACGCGCGTCGGCGAAATTTATTGAATAGATCCTTCTGAACTCCGGACAGGTCACTCACAAC
The Halalkaliarchaeum desulfuricum DNA segment above includes these coding regions:
- a CDS encoding aldo/keto reductase, which codes for MSRLDLPPIGLGTSGNDDFEECAATVETALDLGYRHVDTAQMYDNEAAVGEGIRRSDVDREAVTIATKIHPDNLAYEDVLETAAESLDQLGVDTVDLLYVHWPISAYDPPETLRAFDELLEEGLVDHVGVSNFTPSLLEEARQLLDAPIAANQVECHPLLPQQELRAHAHEHGYELVGYSPLGQGELLEEPILTEIAGEYDATPAQVALSWAIARGVTPIPKGRGDHLRENLGATELDLRATDVARIDELGERTRFVDPDAAPWSESQ
- a CDS encoding carbohydrate kinase family protein encodes the protein MWDETFDIDSGSRSDPSVLVAGETLVDFIPETPGPLPDVETFHRRAGGAPANVAVGLSRLGVTPAFWTRVGDDPFGDFLRGTLEAAGISDELVEVDPRAKTGLAFVSLDPDADRAFSFHRDGSADTRLQSGRIGDDRLESVDWVHAGGVTLADDPGREATFDLLERASDAGATVSFDPNARPELWDEYDFADSVDRAFGLADVVKTSREDLAAAGYDRELDDVELVRRVAEAGPHTVFLTLGSAGAVAYATPDAPWFGDVHRSEDEGGSSDEVVRHDGYPVEAVDTTGAGDAFFAGAIAALSNGGSPAMALEFAGAVAAVTTTEPGAMTALPTREEVALFRERFEG
- a CDS encoding cobalamin-independent methionine synthase II family protein, which gives rise to MSQSTERILTTHVGSLPRPEELLPYFERIQAGEEIDEDAFEAAVKDATEAAVRRQDEVGIDVATHGEQGRPSFVTYVVNRLTGFEGEVPAIQWADLEEYPNYARQVPTFSEWSQPDATIPAASGPIEYDGEAETKAELDRFEAAIEAAGAEFEDTFVTAAAPGTVASYVGNTHYDSHEEYLFAVADAIATEYELIADSGAILQIDAPDLLGGRHLKFKDRSESEFVDIAATHIEALNEALANVPAEQVRIHTCWGNYEGPHHHDVPLEKVLPEIYEADVGGLLIEQANPCHQHDYTVFEEHGVPDDWQLVPGVIDVTVNYIEPPAVIADRLERFVDAVGDPDRILAGADCGLGTFAGFGAVDPEIAWQKLDALADGAALASERVY
- a CDS encoding DUF7545 family protein, yielding MAETETYTVTGPDGNEDTVELPAGLVDTMTEQGENPTQVITDIVLQAMAQQAHAMVHHSEGEPPADIVDMNDTIEELFEERFGMPLSEALGHQH